GTCGCGGAACTGCGGCAGCGCGTTCAGGTGCTCGTGGCCAAAAGTCTCAAGGATGTTCTTCTCGACGAATCCATCCAGCTCCGCCAGATTGCACACCATCCCAGTAGCGGGATGCACCTGCCCGCCGAGGGTCACCTCCAGCGCGTAGTTGTGCCCGTGGCCGTGCGGGTTGTTGCACTTGCCGTAGGTGCGCAGGTTCTCTTCTTCGGACATCGCATCGCTGTGCAGCCGATGCGAGGCCGAGAACCAGTAGCGGCGTGTGAGGTGCGCCTTCATTCCTCTCCGAAAAAATCCGCGAACAGGTCCGGAGTCTCGTACACGCGGACGCGATGCAGCTCCGCAGCGTGCAGCTTCGGCTTCAGCCGGTTCCAGACCACGATAGCCAGGTTCTCCGTCGTCGGAATGGCCTGGAAGAATTCCGGCACTTCCTTGTTCAGGAAGCGGTGGTCGAGCGCATCGAGCACTTCCCTGTTCAGGATCTCCTTCAGATCCTTCAGGTCAACGACGAACCCGGAGCGCGGGTCCACCGGCCCCTTCACCGTGACCTCCAGCGTGTAGTTGTGTCCGTGGCCGTGCGGGTTATTGCACTTGCCGAAGATGCGCCGGTTCTCCTCCGCGGAAAACTCCGGATTGTGGTAGAAGTGCGACGCGGAGAACTCGGCCTTGCGCGTCAGATAGACCATCGTGCGCCGCGCACGGGGGTCTCCTCCGGCTCGCTCCGGTTCTTGCTCGATGACTGTGGAATGCTTGGACAATACGCCCGTCCTTTCCATGTAACGCTCCGGCGCCACCTGTAATAGAAGCGCGAACGTAGCAAAAGATACGAAAAGATTGGCAACCCCAGCGGGGCCAATGTTTGGGCAGTGATGCCGAAATGGGCCCGGGTCACGCGCTTCAAGACGCGCAACCACGCCAGCACCGCGATTCCGACCGCCCCTAAGACTAATTCTCTGGTGGAAACGCTGCCTGCAACATCTCCTCGGTGCGTCAACGCCCAGGCGCCGATGACGACACCTGCGACGATGGCGATGAATTCCGCCAGTCTCTCTACCGCCAGTCCGCCGGTGCGGGGAAACAGCAGTGCCAGGTTCTTGCTCCAGCCTTCGACCAGCGAGGCGGTATCGCGATACATCCGCGTGCGCACCAGACCCTTGCCGTAGCGCAGGCGAATGCGCCGCCCGGAGGCTTTGACCAGCTTCGCGAGCTCGAGGTCTTCCAACAGGCTCGACGAGACTGCTTGGTGTCCGCCCACCGCATCGTACGCCTCGCGCGCGATGAGCAGGTACTGGCCGTTGGCGGCGGCCGCGCTGGACGCCGGATCGCAGACGTCCCGCGGAGGATACACGGAAGCAAGCTCGGCAAAAATTGCCGGCATCGCGGTCCACTGCACCAAGCCGCGGACTTCCTGCTCTGGCGAATATGACAATAACGCCACGCCCTCGCGTCGCGCTTCCTGCAGGCTGCGCGCGAGCGATCCCGGCAGATGCTCGGTATCGGCGTCGGTGAACAGCAGCCACTTTCCGCCAGCTGCCTGTGCCCCGGCCCAGACCGCGTTGCACTTCCCCGACCAGCCCGCCGGCAGCTCTCCCGCGGAGATCACTTGCACCCCGGCGAATGAACCTGCGATCTCGCGCGTGCGGTCGG
This genomic stretch from Terriglobia bacterium harbors:
- a CDS encoding 6-carboxytetrahydropterin synthase; the encoded protein is MKAHLTRRYWFSASHRLHSDAMSEEENLRTYGKCNNPHGHGHNYALEVTLGGQVHPATGMVCNLAELDGFVEKNILETFGHEHLNALPQFRDAVPTTENLCVEIYEALKQGFAAAVVEKIRLEETAQNSFEYAGGDEIRR
- a CDS encoding 6-carboxytetrahydropterin synthase encodes the protein MVYLTRKAEFSASHFYHNPEFSAEENRRIFGKCNNPHGHGHNYTLEVTVKGPVDPRSGFVVDLKDLKEILNREVLDALDHRFLNKEVPEFFQAIPTTENLAIVVWNRLKPKLHAAELHRVRVYETPDLFADFFGEE
- a CDS encoding glycosyltransferase; this encodes MPPESLERGEPRPARSPLVSVIVPARNEEACLGDCLRSLVAQVGVDLEIIVVDDGSTDRTREIAGSFAGVQVISAGELPAGWSGKCNAVWAGAQAAGGKWLLFTDADTEHLPGSLARSLQEARREGVALLSYSPEQEVRGLVQWTAMPAIFAELASVYPPRDVCDPASSAAAANGQYLLIAREAYDAVGGHQAVSSSLLEDLELAKLVKASGRRIRLRYGKGLVRTRMYRDTASLVEGWSKNLALLFPRTGGLAVERLAEFIAIVAGVVIGAWALTHRGDVAGSVSTRELVLGAVGIAVLAWLRVLKRVTRAHFGITAQTLAPLGLPIFSYLLLRSRFYYRWRRSVTWKGRAYCPSIPQSSSKNRSEPEETPVRGARWSI